In Pyrus communis chromosome 15, drPyrComm1.1, whole genome shotgun sequence, the genomic stretch TCAAGAGAGCTACAAGGTGGAACCTCCATATCATTATTAAGTCCATGAGAACGCTCATTATGAATAATTTCAACTAAAGGAGAACGTTCCTTGTGTATAGCACCTGAAGGAGAAACAGTCTTAGTAGATGGTTTTGGACAATAAACCTGAGGAGTTGGTGAGCGTCTGCGACGGTGAGCCTCAATATCTAGTTGCATCCCATCTGAATGATTGCCCTTTAAATGCCTACATTTGTTTGTATAATGGCCAATTACACCACAATTTCCACAAGTTGAAGGCAAATTCTCATAAATAATATCAACAGAGAAACCATGTTGTTCTCGCTCAACCATAATAGATGAAGGCAAATTAGCAGAAAGATCCACATCCACCAGAATTCTAGCATAATAACCATATAACTTTTCACGTGTAGCATGATCCAACTGAAGTGGGGTACCCACCCCACAAGCAATTTCCATAAGAATGCGAGGGTGCCAATACTCTTGACTTAACCCATATATTTTGATCCATACCTGTGCATGAGTTTGGGGAAGGATGTCACCAGGCTTGAAGTCCGGTTGCCATTGGGACAACCtaaaaagaacaaattgaagTGTGCAGGTTCCACCACCCCACACTCTTCTCATGTCTTCTTCGGTGGAAAAATGAAGATCAAAATATCCTTTGCCTAAAGGCACTAGTTTCCAAGAATTCTGAAGCTTCCATAAAGAAGCCAAGGCACTCTTGAGAGACTCAGTCCTCATCGGCATCGTTCCTCTTTTTAACAAAAGTCTACCAATGAGGTTTGTTCTGCATGACGGTAATTGTTCTTGATAAAGGTTCTCACTAATCTTGACATAAGTCGCATCGCCTCGAACAGTAGGAATAGGAAATTGACTTAAATTAACTGAAGTTTATGCACCATTTGTGACAATGGAAGCAAAGGTCCTTGCTTTTGGGGATTGTCCGGATAATGAACCAGTGGCAATATTCAATTTGGAGGAAGTAGCAAAGTCAAGGAAGCCCCATGGGCATAGGACAGTGGGTGACTTGTCCATGAAAACCAATCAACCTAAAACAAAATGCATTCCaaaagaatattaaaaaaattagaaattaaccTGTTGAAAAGTGTGTAGATGTGGGCAACAATGGAAGTCTTCTCTAAAGGAGAGCCCAAGTCTGCAGGTGCAGACGAGCCCCTCAAATTGCAGAGCTTAAAACCCCAATTTCAGCAATAAGTTACTGCTACGACAGCAGAACGCAAAGAGCCAATACCCACTTCGGTGCGGAACGCAAGGACCCAATACCCAAATCGGCGCTGGGACGCTGGGATGACACCGGCAGTGACACCGACAAAGCCTAGAAAGACGAACCCGTCGGCGCGTTCATTTCCTTTTTTCGCAGGCGCGTTCTTTTTTTAAAAGCGCGTGCCTATGTCCTATGCCTCGCTAATCTAGCACACCCTCCTACTCTTCGACGAGCACCTCTAGCAGCAACATTAAAGCGTCCAACACCTACGTTGCGCGGAGAAGTGCATTTGAGGCTTATTCTAAGCTTTGAATATTGGTTCATAATCATGTGTAATTAGTAGGCAGGATGTTGTTTAATGTCGTGCTAATTACTAATTAGTGTACATTTGACATAAGCTTATGTTTACCATGGTCAGAACGAACCTACGCGTGGTTAAACCATGCTTGTTTGAGAGGCATTCCGTCCTTTCTCTCCCCCTCCTGTTGGATGTGATCTAGAATGGGTGTCGGCATTGATTAACATTGACTCAGCATCATGGAATGTCGACTTGATTaattctttgttttctcctgGTGAGGCGGCCATGATACACTCTATTCCTCTAAGCGGCATGCTTCCCCCAGATCAATTAATGTGACACTATGATGCTAAAGGCGCTTTCTCGGTCAAAAGTGCCTACAAAGTTGCTTATGACATGCGGGATCAACCGTCCACTTCGAATCAAAGTATCCCTGCGGCTTTGATGTGGAATTCTATCCGGAAAGCCAATGTTCCAGGTAAGATTAAAATGTGTGTTTGGAGAGCTTGTAATATTCTCCATACCCATTCTAAGGTGATGTCAAAAGGAGTGGAGGTGGACAACACTTGCATTTTTTGTAGTTCCTCTTCAGAGTCAGCGCTACATGTGTTTAGTTTTTGTCCATTCACCTATGCAGTCTATCTCTCTGTCAACATGAATTTTGATTCCCAACATGGAGTTCTCACCTCTTTCTGCGACTGGTTTTCTCAGTGTGCAACCTCTATTTCTCCAGGTCAGCTCAATTACTTTTTGGTGCTTCTTCATTCAATATGGCATGCTAAAAACTCTCTATTGTGGGATGGCAAACTTGAGAACCCTGCCTTAGTGAGCTATGTGGCTAGTCTCCATTTGAACGAGTTCCTTAAAGCCTCTGAATTCCGTTTGGTTCGAAAATTTGGTTTAACGTGCTATTTTCTCTTAGTGACACATTGTTTGATTTGCAAATTGATTTAAAACACTGTTGTTTGGGGCCCTAATCCCAATGGAAATTTCTCGAGGAAGTCCGCGACTTGGCTCCAATTAGAGGAATTAACACATCTCCAACGTAAATGCTTATTAATAGGATCTGGAAGCAAATTATGCCTcctaagattaagttatttgCCTATACTCTGGTCAAGGGTAGATTACAAACTAGTAAACGTCTTAGCAAGTTTTTACCCAATGTAAATAACCAGTGCCCGATGTGTCATAACCAAGAGGAAGATCACgaccatctttttcttcattgCCAGCATGCTAAGCAGGTATGGACCTGTTCAAATGAAATTCATTTAGCTACTATTGCCGACAACCTCAAAGTAAATGATTGGTTGAGTACCTTGCCACACGaaggaaaaaatgaaattagCTGTTTAAGTAAAGCTCTGGCTATTTGCTGGCAAATCTGGAACGATAGGAATGCATGAGAAACCTATACAATACCGATCTGTTCTTAGAGCCCTGTCAACGGCTAAAGATTATTTCAAAGAGAATACTAATCTCGCTAAGCAATCTGAGGCAGGCATCAAAGAGATATTGATTATATGGCAGTGCCCTCCTCCTCCGTATGTTAGAATAATTTTGATGGGTATGTTTCAAACTCTATGGCTGCTGGAGGATTCGTAGTTAGAAATTGAAGGCTgatatcattttctttgttgtCAACAGATTTGGGTGTATTACAACTTTGTTTTTGTCACAAAAAtgcattctttttttcttaGAATTCTAATTTTGACGAGACCTAAAGATATGAAGAACTTCATTGACATTATTGTGAGCGTAGTCATATCTATTAATGTGGATGTGCTCACTTGTATGCATTTGAGGTCAACTAATTTAGGTCTACTTACGTCATCGTCAACCGAAATGTTTAAATATAGCTCCGTCTAGAAGTATAGCCCcgcaaaaaaaatatatatatatatatatttaaatgaaTAGTGTCAGACCATATTcataaaccatctccaaccgaatagGCTAAACATAGGCCCTCAAtactttattagttttaagtttgtactttaaatttattaattaatttagttaaactaccgttaaatgttttcaaatttaatcattgaatttaaatcaattattgCAAATGAGGAGCTGGACCCCAAAAAATGGGTTAAGAGCCACACTAAATTTGGCCAGTCTAATGCCTCTTTGGCCAAATAATAGTGGACTCTAAAAAATTATAACCTAGTCATCGGTTGGAGATAAATCTTTAGACAAATTATATcatttttttggcttttgaacTTTTAACACTCTCCGGTGGAAATGtccttacaatttttttaagggAAGGACATATTTCATTCATGAAGGagcaaatatatacaagatTTACATAGATCAAGAACTTGACCCAAAAGGGGGTACTAACGAAGAtctgaaaatatatatacaaaagaaTAATCTTATGTTGCAAGACAACGTTGGAAGAGACAAAGAATTCACAGAAACCAATGCATGCAAGGTCCTGCCAACTCAAGTAGTTAGAACTAAAATCGTTAACATTATTCATTAGTAGTTTGGGTCAACACATGCAGAAAGATCGTATGACATATATACATGTATTCATTTGTCACACCAATCATAATTGTAAAATGTTGTATGCGTTATGTCAActtgtgtagttagaaaatatTATGCTTTAACCTGAACGCGCATTAGGTGGTAAATAAGATTCATTTGTTTTCTTAAATTAGTTATTGTGGGATCTTTTGGTGTGATTGACTTGACATGTCATGTAGAATAATAGAGGTCAAGTCAGAAATATGAAAATTGAACATTATTCATAACCACGGTGAAACTTGcaaatatatcaacaatgtgattttcttcttatttatttgtaaatgaaaagaaatacaaTATTCACTCTTTATTCAGAAGCTCCAATTATAAGTCAAAACATTGTTTCAAAACTTAAAGAAAAAGGGAATGAAAACCACACCAATGCATTGTATGATGCCAAAAGATCACACAACTACTTATTAATGCTTTTTGCTGCAACAAGCAATATTAATTTAGTTGTAGGAGTCTTGGTTCTCCAAGAGGTAGTTCTCAATCAACTTGAAGAGGTGGGAAGCCTTCTCTTTGCCAGCCTTAACATGCTCTTCCTTGATCTCAACGTCACCTTTTGTGTGGTAGTGGCTTATGCTCTTGATAACAGAACCGCTGCCGGAAGCCACCAACTTGGTCTCATAAGAGATCTTCTCAATTGTCTCAGTGATAGCATCTCCTTCGATCACACTGTACTTGTAAACAAAGTTGTCCTTGTCAACCCCATCAATTCTGTGCTTCACATAGCTGTATGTGCTACCTTCACCAAAGTTGATCTTCTTAATGGTTCCAACTCCGCCATCTCCTTCAAGGATCTCAGTGCTCTTCACTGCCTGTGGTGCAATCTTGGGGATGAGGTTGTCAGCATCAAGAACAAAAGCATTGTACAACCTAGCAGGGGGGATGACGGAGGTGAACTCGAATTCGTATGTGAAAACACCCATGATTCTGAGAAGTGTTTGGAAAGTAAGAAAATAGAAATtgatgaagaggaagatgatgtAATGGGAGGTTTTGAGTTGTGAAGAAGTGAGGGAGGAGgtatgtatttatagggtgaggCCGAAGGTTGATCATAaggttttattatgcaagttcCTGCTTGGTTCTATTCATTTACGTGGGAACCATTACTTTTTCTACGTGGAATTTTGTATTTTAGTAAAGAGGAAGGGAAGGACCATCTGgatattgaaaaagaaaatacccaATTACTCACGAGGTCGACTATAACCTCAATTATTTTCCATATATAACATGGGTTTGTACTATGAGATTCCATTTGATGATAAACAATAGTATGAGAACATGCATGAACCATGCATGTGGGACTTCTcataattcaattttcgtcgtCTACTACTGTATTGTTGAcaattttgagtcatttttcaTTTGGCTGTGTGCTTAAATAGGTTAACAGGGACGAGGACTGTGCATTGGGATAACAGCATAAATCATACTTGTTAcagttgaaattattttgagCCATTTCCATTTGGAGAGGTGAAAGCCTAAAGGAAAACGGTGGCCAATCAATGTTGATAAATTGCAACTAGCTAATGCTGAAATGCAAGTCAAGTCGCCCTAATTTGAACGTCTGGAGTTTgacggaaaaaaaaattgaacttctaGAAGTGCATACTATTTGTAAGATACGTACTAATATTAACTAATTAACCTCCGTAAAATTTATTGGAAAATCTAAACAACTTGGTTCGTTTTTATGTTAGGGTGTTTTTGATATGGTGTGTATTATGGTTTTCTAGTCGGATAAGAATTATGATTACTTTCCCATCTTTAATAAAGGTTTAAGATtgctttattattttttagtatATTAAGTCTTTATAAGTACATCTGTTGTCACCTTGGAGGTATCAAGTCTTAGCAAGACTAATGTTTTCGTTACGTAGCATGCTTGTCAATTTGGagtgtttttctttcttgtagGTCTATGGAATAatctttatttttcaataattttttttttcatcctttgatttgtaaactaaatttccTATTCTATTGCCATTCCTTTATGCAATGCATGTGCCTATTGTTGAAGAGTAAATCTCGCCTAATCATTTtccactataaaaaaaaaataaaatatatatatatatcaacagcTAATTACGTGTGTGAAGCTTTTACAATGTTGCGATTACTAATATATATGTTGAAGGTAAAAGAATTATCACTTAAGTCTTGTGCAGTATAAGGGATTGGGTTGCAATGGATAAACCACTATTGTCAAGGTATTTTGAAggaataaatgaaaattttgtagcAAACTTGAAGTAGAAGATGAATTACTTAGAAGAAAACTCATCTATTTTAATCCTCCTCAAAATGGTATAGAAAGGAGAAGTTTTTTTCCATTTCTAACCTCCTTATccccttaaaaaaaaagtaataataaataaataaataaaatcattattctcTACCTTCATTGAACCTTAATTTGTTAGTTATCATTCGAATGAGGCCTTAAAGTAATTGCCTTGTTGGAACTCCATTGTAGTATGTTTGGCAGAACTTTACCAAGGACAATTCAAACAGAGTCTATTAAATTAATAGAGTATATAGGTAGCTGAGAGCAAGGATTCTTATTCAAATATATAtgataatatattatttttgaaactcaatGAGACCAGACCGATACATTTATTAGTCTACAAATATAAAGGTAGCCGAGAGCAAGGATTCTTATTCAAATATAAAGGGTTGGGTGAACTCATGCAAAAAGACTATGGCAtatgtatattcatttgtcATACCATGATAACTGTAAATGTTAAATATGTGTGGTCAACTCgtgtagttagaaaatatgATACTTTAAATtgagggaactttaacgaaaaatttccgGTGCTGTtcagtttaacaaaaaaatcatatttttacattaaaaagtcaatcctaatactattcactttaccatttattttgtccttatcgttaaaattcaaaattttcaaatcattttcatcggtttttctttaaattgatCGCATATTAGGTGGTAGATAagattaatttgttttcttaaatTAGTTAGGCTTTTTATCCACAATGGTctctaagatttgcataacacatcactttggtccctaagattgaaaatcaatagaaatggtccctaagattgtgCACTATCcattattttagtcattccattaaaaactttTATAAGTGTCCTGAATCTCTTGGccagaagtttgggcaattttcaaagtttcgtaactcaatcgtttcataatcaaattcaactcataatatatcacaatgaagataggaaagtgtagaacgaGATTccacctatttggaagcccaatggtttccgaagatggccgaaaaatagcctgaaatgtgactggtccgcggaaaaactggaaaactcgcctgaaactgggtaaactttaaacgttcataacttcttcaatactcaacgaaattgattgattaaaaatgaaaatcatactccTCAAAGAGAGGAAGATAATGGTACCTTTTTCGAAGGCTAACTTGCCGTGTTTTGGTCGGCAAACTAGTCGAAAATGGCTAACTCGACAACCAAGATAGCCACTTTCAAACTGTTTTTGGGCCAAACCACAGCTAGTTAACCTTTAAAAAAGGTACCAGGCTTTTTgtctcatcgagaagtatgatttttgttttcgaatcacttgatttcgttgagtattgaagaagttatgaacgtttaaatttTACTCAGTTTCCggtgagttttccagttttcccgcggaccagtcacccTTCAGGCTATTTTTCGGCCATCTCCAACAGCCATTAGGCTTCCaaatggtataatcttgttctacactttcctatcttcattttgatatattatgggttgaatttggttaagaaacgattgagttatgaagctttgaaaattgtccaaactTTCGGCCAAGATCTCcaggacacttaacggagtttttaacggaatgaccaaaataatggatggtggacaatctcaaggaccatttctattgattttcaatctcatggaccaaagtgacgtgttatgcaaatctcagaaccattttggctaaaaagccaattAGTTATCATGTGATCTTTTGGTGTGATTGACATGACATGTCACATGAAATAATAGAAGTCAagttagaaaaatgaaaattgaaaaagaaattttaaaatatatcatcAAATATGATttcttcttatttatttgtaaatgaAGGGAAACACAATATTCACTCCAATCAAAAGCTCCAATTACAAGCCAAAACACTGTTTCAAAACTTAAAGAAAAAGGGAATGAAAACCACACCGATACATTGTTTGATGCCAAAAGAGGACACAACTACTTAATAATACTTCTTCTGGCAGTAGACAACATTAATTTAGTTGTAGGCATCTTGGTGCTCCAAGAGGTAGTTCTCAATCAACTTGAAGAGGTGGGAGGCCTTCTCTTTACCAGCCTTAACATGCTCTTCCTTGATCTCAATGTCACCTTTGGTGTGGTAGTGGCTAGTGCTCTTGATGACAGAACCGCTGCTGGAAGCAACCAACTTAGTCTCATAAGAGATCTTCTCAATCGTCTCAGAGATAGCATCTCCTTCAATCACACTATACTTGTAGACAAAGTTGTCCTTGTCAACCCCATCAATTCTGTGCTTCACATAGCTGTATGTGCTACCTTCACCGAAGTTGATCTTCTTAATGGTTCCAACTCCGCCATCTCCTTCAAGGATCTCAGTGCTCTTCACTGCTTGTGGTGCAATCTTGGGGATGAGGTTGTCAGCATCAAGAACAAAGGCATTGAACAACCTAGCAGGAGGAATGGCGGAGGTGAACTCAGATTCGTATGTGAATACACCCATGATTCTGAGATGCGTTTGGGAAGTGTGAAATAACTAATTGATAAAGAGAAAGACTGGGGAAGAAATATGATGTATTGGGAGGTTTTGAGGTGTGAATAGCTGAAGAGGAGGTATGGTATTTATAGGCGAGGCTGCCTGAAGGTGGATGGATGGGATTTATgccatttcctttttctttttttttttaattggttcTATTCATTGTGACGTGGGAACCATTACTTTTCTACATGGAATGTTTGTATTTTAGTCAAGAGAAGAACCATCTgctaattgaataaaataaaataaaaatagccATTTAATCCACGAGCTCAATTATTTCTATCCCACTGGAGCTAATTTTACACTTTCTGTGAAACCAGAGCATGGAAATTGGAATTCCGTTCAGTAATTGATTAAGCTTATTCCTTTCTATCTTTTTCAGTCCAAAACTGATACTTGGGTCTCAACCAACAGTGACTGCCATGGCCTTTGAATTCAATAATCCTGATAAAGTGAACACTTcacattctcttccattccaGTTAGCCATTCTGATggtaaaaatttcaattaatctgCTGACCATCTCACCTTAATTGTGGCAGGGCTAGCTTACCCTCTAATCATTTCATATCGTATAACCAAAAATATTTATCTAATTTTGTAGATTCACAATCAACATGGTCATTGGCTGTGTACATAAAATAGTTAATAGATACGAGGACTGTGTATTTGGACTTTGTTATAATTGAACATTTTGATCTTGCCTTTTCCGTTTGAATATGTAAAAACTCCATAGAAAATTATGGGCAATCAATGTTGACTCAATGCAGCCATATGTTTGGAATGCAAGTCAAGTACCCTAATTTGAACTTCTGGAAGTGCATACTAGTTGTGATGTAGTAGGGACAACAATATATGAAGCAAATAACAATTTTGTCAAACAAGGTTTCATCAATTGGGCATTAGACACCAATTCATTTCGGATAATACTTGGGTACTCACCTTTTAATTTTGTCCAAtgatattttgaattattttattgttttgaaaaataatggacatgttatttaatttttcttggccttttaaaaaaagaaacatgtgacattttttttattgaatcaaGTCAGAAAGTGAGTACATCAATACTCACTAGTGAGTATCTCGGTATTATCCATTCATTCTATCGCCATCAGTGTACTAATTAACCTCAATAAATTACATTCATACTGTTTCATAAAAGCTTTAGTTGTGAGGACTCTCAACTGAACAGCCTATACATGAAATCCCTATAACAAAATGGTCTTTTAGTGAGGAAATCTCTAGCAAGGAAACTTAGTTTTCTCGCTATACAATACTTTTTACAAGGATATTATTTGTTCTTTGCAAAAACAAACCCAATTTTGATTACAAAACTTGTCCTTGCTCTAGCgagaaattcaaatattttgcaaaaaaaacATTTCCTCACTGTAGATGGACTCTTAGCGTGGTAATCTATCTTTACTCACTATACCGAGTaaaagttttaaagtttaacaAAATGGAAACTTTGagcgagaaatttttttttctttctaaaacaTCTTTTTTGTTGTAGTGAATGCACAATTGGATTCACATACATCAACAATAAATAATTCATCATGTGCGTGCAGGTAGAAGACTATGCATAATTAACACCTTTCCAAAAGTGTTAAT encodes the following:
- the LOC137717902 gene encoding major strawberry allergen Fra a 1-3-like; amino-acid sequence: MGVFTYEFEFTSVIPPARLYNAFVLDADNLIPKIAPQAVKSTEILEGDGGVGTIKKINFGEGSTYSYVKHRIDGVDKDNFVYKYSVIEGDAITETIEKISYETKLVASGSGSVIKSISHYHTKGDVEIKEEHVKAGKEKASHLFKLIENYLLENQDSYN
- the LOC137717770 gene encoding major strawberry allergen Fra a 1-3-like; the encoded protein is MGVFTYESEFTSAIPPARLFNAFVLDADNLIPKIAPQAVKSTEILEGDGGVGTIKKINFGEGSTYSYVKHRIDGVDKDNFVYKYSVIEGDAISETIEKISYETKLVASSSGSVIKSTSHYHTKGDIEIKEEHVKAGKEKASHLFKLIENYLLEHQDAYN